The Nostoc sp. 'Lobaria pulmonaria (5183) cyanobiont' DNA window ATGAGAACCGAGACAAAGAATTTTGTACTCAGATTCTTCTGTCTTATTCAAACTAAGTTGGATCATACATGGTCGACTTCTAGTTGTTGATCTCCCCAGACTTCCCAAGGTCTTTTACCTTGAGCATACATATCATCCAACTGTTGTTTCTCTTTAAACGTATCCATTACTCCGAAAAAGCCAGTGTATTTATAGGCAAAAAGCTCTTCTTTGGCAATCAATCTTTGAAAAGGCTCAAGGACAAGTTCTTCACCATAATTTATATAGTTAAAAATCTCTTTTTTAAAGACAAAATATCCTCCATTAATCCAAATATCACATTGTTTTACATCTTGAATATTTTGTACCAAACCATCCTCGTTCATATCAACTAGGTGAAAACTTTGGCTTGGTCTAACACACAAAAAACTACCGATTTTATCACGCTGATAAAAATTATTAATATAAGTTGGTAAATGTAAGTCTGTCAAACCGTCACTGTAGTTAGCTAAAAATACTTCTTCTCCTTCTAAATATTTTTCTACTGCCTTGAATCTTTGTCCAATATTGGCAGTTAACCCTGTATCTACAAATGTGATATTCCAATCTTGAATATCCCGATTAAACAACTCAATTTTGCTTCCATTGGAAAGGCTAAAGTTATTAGAAAGCCATTCATTGTAATTCAAAAAATAGCTTTTAATTAGGTCAGCCTTGTAACCAAGACATAAGATAAAATCTTTGTGCCCATAGTGAGCATAGTATTTCATGACATGCCATAATATTGGTCGATAACCAATATTCACCATTGGCTTAGGAATACTTTCTGAATATTCTCTCATTCTGGCTCCTAAACCACCGCAAAATAAAACTACTTTCATATAACTTACCCCTTTTTGACAATCAAAAATATTAAATACTTAAGAGTAGACATTAACTTCAGGAATTGGTACAACAAATTGACCTCCCCAATCCCGAATGTAAGCTATTTGTATCATAATTTCATTTTTTAGATTCCAGGGTAATATTAGTATATAGTCAGGCTTTGTTTCGGCAATTTTGTCTGGATGAAAAATCGGAATATGAGTGCCTGGTAAGAATTGACCCTGTTTATAAGGGTTACGGTCTACTGTATAGTCAAGAAAATCTGTGCGGATACCGCAATAGTTTAAGAGAGTATTTCCCTTCCCTGGAGCACCGTAACCAACAATCGATTTTCCCTCTCGCTTAACTTTTATCAAAAAATCTAATAAGTTGCGTTTAGTTTCTTTAACTTGTTCTCCAAAGGAAAAATAGTATTCTAATTGCGTAAAACCAGCCGCTTTTTCTCTATTTTTCAGTTCTGATACTTGGTTGCTAATAGGTTTAGAATAATCTTCATTGTGGCGCGCATAAATTCTCAAAGAACCACCATGAGTAGTTAATTCTTCTACATCAAAAATTTTCAACCCGTGAGCAGCAAAAATCTTATCTACGGTAAGAAATGAAAAATAAGAGAAATGCTCATGGTAAATAGTATCAAACTGATTTTCCTCGATTAACCGCATCAAGTGGGGAAATTCCATAGTAATTACACCATGCGGTTTGAGGATAATTTTCATTCCTTTTACAAAATCATTGAGATATGGTGTGTGAGCAAGGACATTATTTCCGAGTAATAAATCTGCCTGTTTGCCCTTAGCAACCTGTTCTTTTGCTGTCTCCTGACCAAAAAATTTGACAACTGTAGGAATACCTTTTTGAATTGCTACCTCAGCAACATTTGCTGCTGGCTCTATTCCCAGCGCCGGAATGTTTTTGGCAACAAAGTATTGCAGCAAGTAGCCATCATTACTAGCAATTTCTATTACTTGACTTTCCTGGTTTAATTGAAAACGTTCTACTACCAAATCAACGTATTTTTTGGCGTGTTGTAACCAGCTATCAGAGTATGAAGAAAAATAAGCGTAGTCGCTAAAAATATTTTCTGGGCTAATGTATTCTTGGAGTTGAACTAAAAAACACTTCTCACAAACATAGACATGCAGAGGATAAAATGGCTCTACTTCATTGAGTTGTTTGAGACTGCGATAGCTTTCGCAGGGAGGAGACATACCTAAATCTACGAAGGTATGGTGCAACCCTGTTTCACAGAATAGACAGTTACCAGTTATTAGCTGATTATTTGTTGGTTTCAGTAAATTCAT harbors:
- a CDS encoding sugar phosphate nucleotidyltransferase, producing the protein MKVVLFCGGLGARMREYSESIPKPMVNIGYRPILWHVMKYYAHYGHKDFILCLGYKADLIKSYFLNYNEWLSNNFSLSNGSKIELFNRDIQDWNITFVDTGLTANIGQRFKAVEKYLEGEEVFLANYSDGLTDLHLPTYINNFYQRDKIGSFLCVRPSQSFHLVDMNEDGLVQNIQDVKQCDIWINGGYFVFKKEIFNYINYGEELVLEPFQRLIAKEELFAYKYTGFFGVMDTFKEKQQLDDMYAQGKRPWEVWGDQQLEVDHV
- a CDS encoding class I SAM-dependent methyltransferase codes for the protein MNLLKPTNNQLITGNCLFCETGLHHTFVDLGMSPPCESYRSLKQLNEVEPFYPLHVYVCEKCFLVQLQEYISPENIFSDYAYFSSYSDSWLQHAKKYVDLVVERFQLNQESQVIEIASNDGYLLQYFVAKNIPALGIEPAANVAEVAIQKGIPTVVKFFGQETAKEQVAKGKQADLLLGNNVLAHTPYLNDFVKGMKIILKPHGVITMEFPHLMRLIEENQFDTIYHEHFSYFSFLTVDKIFAAHGLKIFDVEELTTHGGSLRIYARHNEDYSKPISNQVSELKNREKAAGFTQLEYYFSFGEQVKETKRNLLDFLIKVKREGKSIVGYGAPGKGNTLLNYCGIRTDFLDYTVDRNPYKQGQFLPGTHIPIFHPDKIAETKPDYILILPWNLKNEIMIQIAYIRDWGGQFVVPIPEVNVYS